In a single window of the Gossypium hirsutum isolate 1008001.06 chromosome D02, Gossypium_hirsutum_v2.1, whole genome shotgun sequence genome:
- the LOC121214534 gene encoding ATPase 6, plasma membrane-type, which yields MTPANLTGQFGDTTYTNTPLIHCLVQCIVITDVASGNDIRFNALDAFSDWKHEVLRSFILLRTSRAGLTSKDAEVRVHIFGQNKLEEKPENKFLKFLSFMWNPLSWVMEAAAVMAIVLANGGGEGPDWLDFVGIICLLIINSTISFIEENNAGNAAAALMARLAPKTKVLRDGQWQETDAAILVPGDIISIKLGDIIPADARLLEGDPLKIDQASALLDSDKSQLNN from the exons atgACTCCAGCTAATTTGACAGGGCAATTTGGTGACACCACATACACTAATACTCCTTTAATCCattgtttggttcagtgtattgTTATTACAG ACGTCGCAAGCGGCAACGATATTCGTTTCAATGCATTAGATGCTTTTTCCGATTGGAAGCATGAAG TTTTACGATCATTTATTTTACTGAGAACATCCCGTGCAGGACTTACATCTAAAGATGCTGAAGTTCGAGTCCATATTTTTGGTCAGAATAAGCTCGAGGAGAAGCCC GAAAACAAGTTTTTGAAGTTTCTAAGTTTTATGTGGAACCCATTATCATGGGTTATGGAAGCTGCAGCAGTGATGGCCATTGTCCTTGCCAATGGTGGA GGTGAGGGTCCTGACTGGCTGGACTTTGTAGGGATTATATGCCTTCTGATTATCAATTCAACAATCAGTTTCATTGAGGAAAACAATGCTGGAAATGCTGCAGCCGCACTCATGGCTCGTCTGGCTCCTAAAACAAAG GTTCTCAGAGATGGTCAGTGGCAAGAGACAGATGCTGCTATTTTAGTACCAGGAGATATAATTAGCATAAAACTTGGAGATATCATCCCTGCAGATGCTCGCCTTCTTGAAGGCGATCCACTTAAAATTGATCAGGCAAGTGCTCTACTTGATAGTGATAAAAGTCAATTAAATAACTGA